In Aulosira sp. FACHB-615, one DNA window encodes the following:
- the cas1 gene encoding CRISPR-associated endonuclease Cas1, with translation MFTIEQLYFAWSQVRAGSRSAGVDGISVDLFAASVDEQLPILLHHLLQESYRPSPAKGFYLTKKSGGKRLVGIPTVRDRIVQRLLLEELYFPLEEKFLDCSYAYRPGRNIQQAVQQLFFYYQNRSTWIIKTDIAQFFDNLCWALLLTNLESLQLESRILQLLEQQINAGMIIAGKYINFGKGVLQGGILSGALANLYLTAFDRKCLSNGINLVRYGDDFAVACSSWSDANRILDKIIVWLGELYLTLQPEKTQIFAPHEEFKFLGYRFANGKVYAPPPPEPTPKLEGEWLLNPSGTPYFRPKERPFNFVSRPPKACDISKPANLPRAPISHLWQDSMTTLYITDQGAYLSVKNQQFQVFYKQELRIKIPVVRVTSIVLFGCCNVSHGAVSLALQRRIPIMYLSQKGRYFGRLQAEGMAKVEYLARQVQCSQYPEFTKKQAEAIVRAKLHNSRIMLMRLNRRVKSEQATKAIAQLELYMEKLPFAEDVNMLRGYEGIAATTYFQALGSLVTGEFTFEKRTKRPPTDPINSMLSLGYTLLSQNVHSLIQSVGLHTHFGNLHVPRDNHPALVSDLMEEFRALVVDSLVVYLTNRNLFTIEDFTSPDERNGVYFQPHALKKFLKYWEERLQTEVNHPHTDCKLPYRRCIELQVREYISCLMGEVEIYRPMIWDK, from the coding sequence ATGTTTACCATTGAACAACTGTATTTTGCATGGAGTCAAGTTCGTGCAGGAAGTCGCAGTGCGGGTGTGGATGGGATTAGTGTTGATTTGTTTGCTGCGTCAGTTGATGAACAATTACCTATACTACTGCATCATTTACTACAAGAATCTTATCGTCCTAGCCCCGCTAAAGGGTTTTATTTAACTAAAAAAAGTGGGGGAAAACGGCTAGTTGGTATCCCGACAGTTCGAGATAGGATTGTTCAACGTCTACTTTTAGAAGAGTTGTATTTTCCTCTAGAAGAAAAGTTTCTCGATTGTAGCTATGCTTACCGTCCAGGGCGGAATATTCAACAAGCGGTGCAACAATTGTTTTTTTATTATCAGAATCGTTCTACTTGGATTATCAAAACTGATATTGCCCAGTTTTTTGATAATTTATGTTGGGCTTTGCTGTTAACTAATTTAGAATCTTTGCAGTTAGAAAGTAGAATTTTGCAGTTGCTTGAACAGCAAATTAACGCTGGGATGATCATTGCTGGTAAGTACATTAATTTTGGTAAAGGTGTCTTACAAGGTGGGATACTTTCGGGCGCATTAGCTAATTTATATTTGACGGCTTTTGACCGAAAATGCCTGAGTAATGGAATTAACTTAGTTAGGTATGGAGATGATTTTGCTGTTGCTTGTAGCAGTTGGTCGGATGCTAATCGTATTCTCGACAAGATCATAGTTTGGTTGGGAGAACTTTATCTGACTTTGCAACCAGAAAAGACACAGATTTTTGCACCTCATGAAGAGTTCAAATTTTTAGGCTATCGCTTTGCAAATGGGAAGGTTTATGCGCCACCGCCACCAGAACCAACACCCAAACTGGAGGGGGAATGGTTGCTAAATCCTTCCGGTACGCCGTATTTTCGTCCCAAAGAAAGACCTTTTAATTTTGTTTCTCGTCCACCGAAGGCTTGTGATATCAGCAAGCCAGCAAATTTACCTCGCGCACCTATCTCTCATCTTTGGCAGGATTCTATGACAACATTATATATAACGGATCAAGGTGCTTATTTAAGTGTCAAAAATCAGCAATTTCAGGTTTTTTATAAACAGGAATTGCGAATTAAAATCCCTGTTGTGCGAGTAACAAGTATTGTATTATTTGGTTGTTGCAATGTTTCTCACGGTGCTGTGAGTTTAGCACTACAACGACGGATTCCTATTATGTATTTGTCCCAGAAGGGAAGGTACTTTGGTCGGTTACAGGCTGAAGGAATGGCAAAAGTTGAGTATTTGGCGCGTCAAGTTCAATGTTCGCAATATCCTGAATTTACCAAAAAACAAGCAGAAGCTATTGTTCGCGCTAAATTGCATAATTCTCGAATTATGTTGATGCGCTTAAATCGTCGGGTGAAGTCTGAGCAAGCGACTAAAGCCATAGCTCAACTAGAATTGTATATGGAGAAGTTACCATTTGCTGAAGATGTTAATATGTTGCGTGGTTATGAAGGGATAGCTGCAACAACATATTTTCAAGCATTGGGTTCATTAGTGACAGGAGAATTTACTTTTGAGAAACGCACGAAAAGACCTCCTACTGATCCCATTAATAGTATGCTGAGTTTAGGATACACATTGTTAAGTCAAAATGTTCACTCATTAATCCAGTCTGTCGGCTTACATACACACTTTGGTAACTTGCACGTACCTCGTGACAATCATCCAGCATTAGTATCTGATTTAATGGAAGAGTTTCGTGCGTTAGTTGTTGATTCTCTAGTTGTATATTTAACAAATCGAAACTTATTTACAATTGAGGATTTTACCTCTCCAGATGAGCGCAATGGGGTGTATTTTCAACCTCATGCGCTGAAAAAATTTCTCAAATACTGGGAAGAAAGGCTACAAACAGAAGTAAATCATCCTCATACAGACTGTAAATTACCTTACCGCCGTTGCATTGAGTTGCAGGTACGAGAGTATATTTCTTGTTTGATGGGTGAGGTTGAAATATATCGACCGATGATTTGGGATAAGTAA
- a CDS encoding CHAT domain-containing tetratricopeptide repeat protein translates to MTNQIINEIIQLNLQVVALVGQSNLAQAMTVAQQAVKFGESHRLTMNSEYCDSLNNLAELYRIQGHYSKAKPLYFQTLNIRKNLFGLEHPDVAQSLNNLAALYHAQGNYTEAVILFLEALNVWKVCYGEEDVEIATTLNNLAEIYREQGLYFKAEQVHLEALAMRKNLFGDEHPDIAQSLTNLAAIYILIGRYADAEQMQLEALAMKTRLFGEEHFEIASSLNNLGKVYDAQGRYQEAEIKFFKALEILKKFLGNEHPYLASILSNIAGVYQDKGNYIAAEQKFLEVLAMNQRLLGYEHPDVAHSLDNLAEVYLIQGKYLAAEQKYQEAYNLRKGLFVGEHPDIAESLSNLGVVFTYQGRYLEAEQQYLQALPMLERLLGSEHKSITNMLNNLAGLYEEQGNYSQAEQKYLQSLEIQKNILGNEHPIIADTLHQIAALYRVQGRYSESEQFHLESLAIRKRLLGKRHPLVAASLNNLAVLYDDLTQYKQSELLLLEALDVVKSVFGNKHPHVASSMNNLAVIYDFQGRYQEAEQLHLETLRLKKLLLGEEHTQIANSLNNLGELYFSLGRYQEAEQKYRETLAMRRHLLGEEHPDVAFSLNNLATLLAATNRPEESLLCRIQASVLNDKIIRNIFAFSSESDRLAFLKKIRNNFDLFLSLVCNHLADSDNAKLAALSFVLKRKALTASALAAQNEAFYSDRYPQLVEKFHQLRDLSNQIIHLTFAIPETDDLTTYQENLRQLQSRHNHLQKQLAAEVPEIQLSEEVFDCQAIIAALPPLSIFVEFVRFDMFDFQAIPANGETQWHPAKYLAFVLTAGFPNKVQMVDLGAADTIDRLIQAFRLEASDYTHTTLAWGQSNNVPKLEIKSYNSIAAIQLTEALFNPIGDLVKDCRHLIIAPDGNLNLVPFQILPIDATGSRLLMDEYIVSYLSVGREILRSKVQLPTGSISAPLIIADPDFDLTADAATDQETGNTPAPKIPELLTTLATKGLFRAPGTKFLGESVAKKLPNAKLYLGAEALETRLTNSRCPTIMLIATHGLFQTDSAPESATKRRNLLSMERPRTTKVENPMLRSGLALAGANTWLAGGKLPAYAGKGFVFAQDIASLDLWGNELTVLSACDTARGDIKIGEGVFGLRRAFAVAGTKTLVMSLWSVPDKVTALLMERFFDNLQSGASRAEALHDAQNYIRNITVKQLRQSVLGLEVLKELLAVTELSENSLIDCQEDDTPLKHPFYWGAWICQGNTDALVNLSTFPPAFLADH, encoded by the coding sequence ATGACAAATCAAATTATAAATGAAATCATTCAACTCAATTTACAAGTTGTAGCATTAGTTGGTCAAAGTAATTTAGCACAAGCTATGACTGTTGCTCAACAAGCTGTTAAATTCGGGGAAAGTCATCGACTAACCATGAATTCGGAATATTGTGATAGTTTGAATAATTTAGCAGAATTATATCGAATACAAGGGCATTACTCTAAAGCCAAACCCTTATATTTCCAAACACTAAATATTAGAAAGAATCTCTTCGGTTTAGAGCATCCTGATGTAGCTCAATCTTTAAACAATCTGGCAGCATTATATCATGCTCAAGGCAACTATACTGAAGCAGTAATACTTTTTTTAGAAGCTTTAAATGTGTGGAAAGTGTGTTACGGGGAAGAAGATGTTGAAATTGCTACTACTTTAAATAATCTAGCAGAAATTTATCGAGAACAAGGACTATATTTTAAAGCTGAACAAGTTCATTTAGAAGCTTTGGCAATGCGAAAAAACTTGTTTGGTGATGAGCATCCTGATATTGCTCAATCTTTAACTAATTTAGCAGCTATTTATATATTAATAGGGCGCTATGCTGATGCAGAACAAATGCAATTAGAAGCATTAGCAATGAAAACACGATTATTCGGGGAAGAGCATTTTGAAATTGCTAGTAGTCTCAATAATTTAGGAAAAGTCTATGATGCTCAAGGACGTTATCAAGAAGCTGAAATTAAGTTTTTCAAAGCATTAGAAATTCTTAAAAAATTTCTAGGCAATGAACATCCATATTTAGCATCTATCTTAAGTAATATTGCTGGTGTTTATCAAGATAAGGGAAATTATATTGCAGCCGAACAGAAGTTTTTAGAAGTTTTGGCAATGAACCAACGTTTACTGGGTTATGAACATCCTGATGTGGCTCATAGTTTAGATAATTTAGCAGAGGTTTATCTCATTCAAGGTAAATATTTAGCAGCCGAACAGAAATATCAAGAAGCTTATAATCTAAGAAAGGGTTTGTTTGTAGGAGAACACCCTGATATTGCTGAAAGCTTAAGTAATCTGGGTGTAGTATTTACATACCAAGGACGCTATCTAGAAGCAGAACAGCAATATTTACAAGCATTACCAATGCTAGAAAGATTGTTGGGAAGTGAACATAAGTCCATTACCAATATGTTAAATAATCTGGCTGGACTTTATGAGGAACAAGGAAATTATTCGCAAGCTGAACAAAAATATCTCCAATCTCTAGAAATTCAAAAAAATATTCTCGGTAATGAGCATCCCATTATTGCTGATACTTTACATCAAATAGCGGCACTTTATCGTGTGCAAGGACGATACTCAGAATCAGAACAATTTCACCTCGAATCTTTAGCAATAAGAAAACGCTTATTAGGAAAGCGTCATCCATTGGTGGCAGCTAGTCTTAACAATTTAGCTGTGTTGTATGATGATTTAACTCAATATAAGCAATCAGAATTATTACTCTTAGAAGCTTTGGACGTTGTGAAAAGTGTGTTTGGGAATAAACATCCACACGTAGCAAGTAGTATGAATAATTTAGCTGTGATTTATGATTTCCAAGGACGTTATCAAGAAGCAGAACAGCTACATTTAGAAACATTAAGACTCAAAAAACTATTGTTAGGTGAAGAACACACTCAAATTGCTAATAGTTTAAATAATTTAGGAGAGTTATATTTTTCTCTGGGACGCTATCAAGAAGCAGAACAGAAGTATAGAGAAACTTTGGCTATGCGAAGACACTTACTAGGAGAAGAACATCCAGATGTGGCATTTAGTTTAAATAATCTGGCAACTTTACTGGCAGCAACTAATCGTCCAGAAGAATCCTTGTTATGTCGCATTCAAGCAAGTGTTCTTAATGATAAGATAATCCGTAACATATTTGCGTTTAGTTCGGAAAGCGATCGCCTAGCTTTCTTGAAAAAAATCCGAAATAACTTTGACTTATTTCTCTCCCTCGTCTGCAACCATCTTGCTGATTCAGACAATGCCAAACTTGCAGCACTCTCATTCGTTCTTAAACGCAAAGCCTTGACAGCATCAGCACTGGCGGCTCAAAATGAAGCATTTTACAGCGATCGCTACCCACAATTAGTAGAAAAATTCCATCAACTGCGCGATCTGAGCAATCAAATTATCCATCTGACTTTTGCAATTCCCGAAACAGACGATTTGACTACATATCAAGAAAATCTGAGACAACTGCAAAGCAGACATAACCATCTGCAAAAACAATTAGCGGCGGAAGTACCAGAAATTCAGCTATCTGAGGAAGTTTTTGATTGTCAAGCGATTATCGCAGCATTACCGCCATTATCTATTTTTGTCGAGTTTGTCCGCTTTGACATGTTTGATTTTCAGGCAATCCCAGCGAATGGAGAAACGCAATGGCATCCAGCCAAGTATCTAGCATTTGTCTTAACAGCCGGATTTCCAAATAAAGTACAGATGGTGGATTTAGGAGCAGCTGATACCATCGACAGACTAATTCAAGCCTTTCGCTTAGAAGCATCCGACTATACTCACACTACGTTAGCTTGGGGACAAAGTAACAATGTACCAAAGCTGGAAATTAAATCATATAATTCCATAGCCGCAATACAACTAACCGAAGCACTGTTTAACCCCATCGGGGATTTAGTGAAAGATTGCAGGCATCTAATTATTGCACCCGATGGAAATTTAAACTTAGTGCCATTTCAGATATTGCCGATTGATGCCACGGGGTCACGTCTCTTAATGGATGAGTATATTGTCAGTTATCTTAGTGTTGGGCGAGAAATCCTCCGTAGCAAAGTTCAGCTACCGACAGGTTCTATCTCTGCACCATTAATTATCGCTGATCCTGATTTTGATTTAACAGCAGATGCAGCCACAGATCAAGAAACTGGCAATACACCAGCACCAAAAATCCCAGAATTACTAACTACTCTAGCCACAAAAGGCTTGTTCCGCGCTCCTGGGACGAAGTTTTTGGGCGAAAGTGTGGCAAAAAAACTACCAAATGCCAAATTATACTTAGGCGCTGAGGCACTAGAAACCCGCCTGACAAACAGCCGATGTCCCACCATCATGCTAATTGCAACTCATGGCTTATTCCAAACCGATTCTGCACCAGAGTCAGCAACTAAAAGACGTAATTTATTAAGTATGGAACGTCCTCGAACAACCAAGGTAGAAAATCCCATGTTGCGTTCTGGACTGGCGTTAGCGGGTGCTAATACTTGGCTGGCTGGTGGTAAGCTCCCCGCCTATGCAGGTAAAGGCTTTGTTTTTGCCCAAGATATTGCCAGTTTAGATTTGTGGGGCAATGAACTGACGGTTCTTTCTGCCTGCGACACTGCCAGAGGAGATATTAAAATTGGCGAAGGTGTATTTGGATTACGTCGCGCTTTTGCCGTGGCGGGTACAAAAACTCTAGTGATGAGCCTGTGGTCTGTTCCTGATAAGGTGACTGCTTTACTGATGGAGCGTTTCTTTGATAACTTGCAATCTGGTGCAAGTCGGGCGGAGGCTTTACATGACGCTCAGAATTATATACGTAACATCACTGTTAAACAATT
- a CDS encoding DUF4384 domain-containing protein: MPRRTLVASPKGIEKAKYALVRKNWTQQALADDIQVASWATISKFFNGIPISYTIFTEICTMLELDWQDIALSSNLGSLESKDQKINPLAQLWEKLQSLGSPTEKMGLVLVKEETLGWGWEPNSRYEKSVSIGSFIRFEIDFDTPGYLLVIQKDTSEQVWCFCPSCFATQSHLNTGKTTLPQPGSPITSFPIEGTPGKEVVLAILTEVMPTLNWWTAENTNPLKLTENHLDQLIDFINENKNCRVLYTEYEIK; encoded by the coding sequence ATGCCGAGACGAACATTGGTAGCATCGCCAAAAGGTATTGAAAAAGCTAAGTATGCTCTGGTGCGAAAAAACTGGACTCAACAAGCCTTAGCAGATGATATTCAGGTTGCTTCTTGGGCAACTATTAGTAAATTTTTTAACGGGATTCCTATTAGTTATACTATTTTTACTGAAATCTGTACGATGCTGGAATTAGATTGGCAAGATATTGCATTGTCATCTAACCTAGGGAGCTTAGAGTCAAAAGACCAAAAAATCAACCCTTTAGCTCAACTTTGGGAAAAACTGCAATCCTTGGGTTCTCCTACTGAAAAAATGGGTTTGGTATTAGTTAAAGAAGAAACTCTTGGTTGGGGTTGGGAACCTAATAGTCGTTATGAAAAATCTGTATCTATAGGTAGTTTCATTCGATTTGAGATAGATTTTGACACGCCAGGATACTTATTAGTCATCCAAAAAGATACATCTGAGCAAGTGTGGTGTTTTTGTCCTTCTTGTTTTGCTACTCAATCACATTTAAATACAGGTAAAACAACCCTACCTCAACCAGGTTCACCCATTACATCATTTCCAATAGAAGGAACCCCAGGGAAAGAAGTAGTTTTAGCAATACTTACAGAGGTAATGCCCACTTTAAATTGGTGGACAGCAGAGAATACTAACCCATTAAAGTTAACAGAAAATCATCTCGATCAGTTAATCGATTTTATTAATGAAAATAAAAATTGTAGAGTTCTATATACAGAATACGAAATTAAGTAA
- the cas2 gene encoding CRISPR-associated endonuclease Cas2: MFYLVCYDIVSDTRRNKVAKLLEAYGLRVQKSVFECVLDENQYTTLSKYLTRLVNKREDQVRFYPMSAHTRCKVAVVGTQPEFVVDDAAFIV, from the coding sequence ATGTTTTACCTAGTTTGCTACGACATTGTAAGCGATACACGCCGTAACAAAGTAGCGAAACTTTTAGAAGCTTATGGGTTGCGAGTGCAAAAGTCAGTTTTTGAGTGTGTATTAGACGAAAATCAGTACACAACTCTATCCAAATACCTGACTCGACTGGTGAATAAACGCGAAGACCAAGTACGATTTTACCCGATGTCTGCACACACTCGATGCAAAGTCGCAGTTGTAGGAACGCAACCAGAGTTTGTGGTTGATGATGCGGCGTTTATTGTTTAG
- the cas1 gene encoding CRISPR-associated endonuclease Cas1: MTTIYITEQDADLKVQFNYLKVFHEQKQCVSIRINNVSQIIVFSNIKLPNEVIKAVVAHQIPVLYITPFGEIIGRLEKTSQRQYKYLGLQRQCLRNLELRRAMAESMIWAKLHNQHIFLQSWTRHYADYTTQRALNYLTLLMDNLSIATSLEELREYSEEADKVYYSAVMALVSFHNLCSHIHQKQINGFFHLGYQLLHQYVYTLLDTVGLHPDYGIIHPRGDDDLPLVWDLASEFRAPIVDDLVLHFARNFAHTNGNGNGKGRPHTILQRFLQCWEGKLKTFVLHPDGGEVSYRQCMNLQVREYISCLLGDVEYYRPLALKFHPAHSDVADAVAPVPVPLKLVKS, from the coding sequence ATGACTACAATTTACATCACTGAACAGGATGCAGACCTGAAAGTGCAATTCAATTACCTAAAGGTATTTCATGAACAAAAACAATGTGTGAGTATTAGGATTAATAATGTCAGCCAAATTATCGTTTTTAGCAATATTAAATTGCCAAATGAAGTAATAAAAGCTGTAGTAGCGCATCAAATTCCAGTCTTGTATATCACTCCATTCGGTGAAATCATTGGCAGGTTAGAGAAAACCTCACAACGACAATATAAATATTTGGGTTTGCAACGCCAATGTTTACGCAATTTAGAATTGAGACGTGCGATGGCTGAAAGTATGATTTGGGCAAAATTGCACAATCAACATATATTTTTGCAAAGTTGGACTCGTCATTATGCTGACTATACAACCCAACGTGCATTAAATTATCTCACGCTATTGATGGATAATTTATCAATAGCAACATCCCTTGAGGAACTACGCGAATATAGCGAGGAAGCTGATAAAGTTTACTACAGTGCTGTTATGGCTCTTGTGAGTTTTCACAACTTATGTTCGCATATTCATCAAAAGCAAATCAATGGATTTTTCCATTTAGGTTATCAACTCCTACATCAATATGTATATACTCTGCTTGATACCGTAGGGCTGCATCCTGATTATGGGATTATACATCCCAGAGGAGATGATGATTTACCTTTAGTATGGGATTTGGCATCTGAGTTTCGTGCGCCAATTGTCGATGATTTAGTCTTACATTTCGCTCGAAATTTTGCTCACACTAATGGCAATGGAAACGGTAAAGGCAGACCACACACTATTCTCCAACGCTTTCTTCAGTGCTGGGAAGGTAAATTGAAAACTTTTGTATTGCATCCTGACGGTGGAGAAGTTAGTTATCGCCAGTGCATGAATTTACAAGTACGTGAATATATCTCGTGTTTGTTGGGTGATGTGGAATACTATCGTCCATTAGCATTAAAATTTCATCCTGCACATTCTGATGTTGCTGATGCTGTTGCACCAGTTCCAGTACCGTTAAAATTGGTGAAATCGTAA